The genomic window CTGCAAGCTTCATTTCAGTGTCGCCTCCCAAGCGGGAGAGGTGGAAATGTCCCttgccaccccccaccccccagagaCATTTCGTGGATAAACAAAGCCATCTGGCTTCTGTGTGCCGGATGGGCAGTGTTGCTAAGCCAGTGTAGAATAACCGTATCTAGTTACCACTAGCTCAATAGAAAGCAATGCTCGCATACACTGAACCCCCCTGTTAATGCATCATTCTTGGGACTGCAGAATTCGGGTGTTATGCTGGCTATAGGGGTTCCCTGTGCTCTGTTGGGCTGAGGCTTCGTGCGCTCTGTTGGCTTGAGGTTTCGTGTGCTCTGTTGTCTTGAGGCTTCGTGTGCTCTGTTGGCTTGAGGCTTCGTGTGTTCTGTTGGCTTGAGGCTTCGTGTGTTCTGTTGCCTTGAGGCTTCGTGTGTTCTCTTGGCTTGAGGCTTCGTGTGCTCTGTTGGGTTGCGACTTCGAGTGCTCTGTTGGCTTGAGGCTTCGTGTGCTCTGTTGGCTTGAGGCTTCGTGTGTTCTGTTGGCTTGAGGCTTCGTGTGCTCTGTTGGCTTGAGGCTTCGTGTGTTCTGTTGGCTTGAGGCTTCGTGTGTTCTGTTGGCTTGAGGCTTCGTGTGTTCTGTTGGCTTGAGGCTTCGTGTGCTCTGTTGGCTTGAGGCTTCGTGTGCTCTGTTGGCTTGAGGCTTCGTGTGCTCTGTTGGCTTGAGGCTTCGTGTGCTCTGTTGGCTTGAGGCTTCGTGTGCTCTGCTGGCTTGAGGCTTCGTGTGCTCTGTTGGCTTGAGGCTTCGTGTGCTCTGTTGTCTTGAGGCTTTGTGTGCTCTGTTGGCTTGAGGCTTCGTGTGTTCTGTTGGCTTGAGGCTTCGTGTGCTCTGTTGGCTTGAGGCTTCGTGTGCTCTGTTCGCTTGAGGCTTCGTGTGCTCTGTTGGCTTGAGGCTTCGTGTGTTCTGTTGGCCTGAGGCTTCGTGTGCTCTGTTGGCCTGAGGCTTCGTGTGCTCTGTTGGCTTGAGGCTTCGTGTGCTCTGTTGGCTTGAGGCTTCGTGTGCTCTGTTGGCTTGAGGCTTCGTGTGTTCTGTTGGCCTGAGGCTTCGTGTGCTCTGTTGGCTTGAGGCTTCGTGTGCTCTGTTGGCTTGAGGCTTCGTGTGCTCTGTTCGCTTGAGGCTTCGTGTGCTCTGTTG from Procambarus clarkii isolate CNS0578487 chromosome 94, FALCON_Pclarkii_2.0, whole genome shotgun sequence includes these protein-coding regions:
- the LOC138359993 gene encoding neurofilament heavy polypeptide-like, whose protein sequence is MGDVPWEVGEEVADEVIRVKPAIKPREHMKPQANRAHEASSEQSTRSLKPTEHTKPQANRAHEASGQQNTRSLKPTEHTKPQANRAHEASSQQSTRSLRPTEHTKPQANRTHEASSQQSTRSLKRTEHTKPQANRAHEASSQQNTRSLKPTEHTKPQDNRAHEASSQQSTRSLKPAEHTKPQANRAHEASSQQSTRSLKPTEHTKPQANRAHEASSQQNTRSLKPTEHTKPQANRTHEASSQQSTRSLKPTEHTKPQANRAHEASSQQSTRSRNPTEHTKPQAKRTHEASRQQNTRSLKPTEHTKPQANRAHEASRQQSTRNLKPTERTKPQPNRAQGTPIASITPEFCSPKNDALTGGFSVCEHCFLLS